A genomic window from Chlorobium phaeobacteroides DSM 266 includes:
- the purF gene encoding amidophosphoribosyltransferase, translating to MCGVFGIFNSKTPAEDTFYGLYSLQHRGQEAAGIVVAEYNKAKKKTLFRQHKGMGLVSEVFKDETLFENLTGYAAIGHNRYSTSGSSKSTNNIQPFSLTYRSGSLAIAHNGNLTNSRALRRELTELGVIFQASSDTEIIPHLAARSREKEPVNQIYEALRQVQGAYSMVILANNQLIAARDPYGFRPLALGKKTDPLTGELSYIVASETCAFDIIQAEYIRDIEPGEILLIDHLATANEKTSSIFLPPSKRKARCIFEYVYFARPDSFIFKHSVDKVRRNLGKNLARESTTKQNPDEKELTVVSVPDSSNTAALGFVRESLKMQRPARFEHGLIRNHYVGRTFIQPGIHSRDIKVRSKYNIVRGVLFDRPIILIDDSIVRGTTARMLIKLIREAEPKSIHLHISSPPITNPCFYGMDFPTKRQLLTHMFDSIDNEEEEIEKIREYIGVDSLKYLSMQGLLNSVPSFEDETCSYCTACFSGDYPIQVTDVTTDKEEND from the coding sequence ATGTGTGGAGTTTTCGGCATTTTCAACTCAAAAACTCCCGCTGAAGATACATTCTATGGGCTTTATTCCCTTCAGCACCGGGGACAGGAAGCCGCCGGGATTGTTGTTGCAGAATACAACAAGGCGAAAAAGAAAACCCTTTTCAGGCAGCATAAGGGCATGGGTCTTGTTTCCGAGGTTTTCAAGGATGAAACCCTTTTTGAAAATCTGACGGGATATGCCGCAATCGGCCACAATCGATACTCAACCTCAGGCTCTTCCAAGTCAACAAACAACATCCAGCCCTTTTCTTTAACCTATCGTTCCGGCAGCCTTGCCATAGCACATAACGGCAACCTTACCAATTCACGCGCCCTGCGGCGCGAGCTGACGGAACTCGGAGTTATTTTTCAGGCATCGTCAGATACTGAAATCATTCCTCACCTTGCGGCAAGAAGTCGCGAGAAAGAGCCTGTTAACCAGATTTACGAAGCTCTCAGACAGGTACAGGGAGCATACTCCATGGTCATTCTGGCCAATAACCAGTTGATTGCCGCACGAGATCCCTACGGATTCCGTCCCCTTGCTCTCGGTAAGAAAACAGACCCGCTCACCGGTGAGCTCTCCTATATTGTGGCAAGCGAAACGTGCGCGTTCGACATCATCCAGGCCGAATACATCCGCGATATCGAACCTGGCGAAATTCTCCTGATCGATCATCTGGCCACGGCAAACGAAAAGACTTCATCCATTTTTCTGCCGCCCTCCAAACGCAAAGCCCGCTGCATCTTCGAGTATGTCTATTTTGCCCGTCCCGACAGCTTTATCTTCAAGCACTCTGTTGACAAAGTCCGTCGAAATCTCGGCAAAAATCTCGCAAGAGAGTCAACGACAAAACAGAATCCTGACGAAAAAGAATTAACCGTTGTCAGTGTGCCTGACTCGTCAAATACAGCAGCTCTCGGCTTTGTCAGAGAAAGCCTTAAAATGCAGCGGCCTGCCCGTTTTGAACATGGACTGATCCGCAATCACTATGTAGGAAGAACCTTCATTCAACCGGGCATTCACAGTCGAGATATCAAGGTTAGATCAAAATACAATATTGTGCGCGGCGTGCTTTTCGACCGCCCGATCATTCTTATTGACGACTCGATTGTACGCGGTACAACGGCAAGAATGCTTATCAAACTGATCCGTGAAGCAGAGCCAAAATCCATCCATCTGCATATCAGCTCGCCGCCTATCACCAATCCCTGTTTTTACGGCATGGATTTTCCTACGAAAAGACAACTGCTGACGCACATGTTCGACAGCATTGACAATGAAGAAGAGGAAATAGAAAAAATAAGAGAGTATATCGGGGTTGATTCTCTCAAGTATCTCTCCA
- a CDS encoding pentapeptide repeat-containing protein — MQRENSEIAENRVFEKTAFGEKSPVRGIYEECRFLYCCFSNADLSGVTFRKCMFEGCDFTLAKMKNTSLQDVHFIECKLLGVQFGDCRPFLLELWFERCMMRFSTFLKLNLRNTGFRNCDMQEADFSEADLSSAVFEESDLLQAIFFHTNLEKADFRSAFNYSINPETNRIRKARFSIPAVIGLLDVWDIEIE, encoded by the coding sequence ATGCAGAGAGAAAATTCGGAAATTGCCGAAAACAGAGTTTTCGAGAAAACCGCCTTTGGCGAAAAGAGCCCGGTTCGGGGCATCTATGAGGAGTGCCGGTTTCTGTACTGCTGTTTCAGCAATGCGGATCTTTCTGGAGTAACGTTCAGGAAATGCATGTTCGAGGGGTGTGATTTTACTCTCGCAAAGATGAAAAATACCAGCTTGCAAGATGTTCATTTTATCGAGTGCAAGTTGCTTGGTGTCCAGTTCGGCGATTGCAGACCTTTTCTGCTTGAGCTTTGGTTTGAGCGTTGTATGATGAGGTTTTCAACCTTTCTGAAACTGAATCTCAGGAACACCGGTTTCAGAAATTGCGATATGCAGGAAGCGGATTTTTCAGAAGCCGATCTCAGTAGTGCGGTATTTGAGGAGAGCGATCTCCTGCAGGCGATCTTTTTTCATACAAACCTTGAAAAAGCGGATTTCCGGTCGGCCTTCAATTACTCTATCAATCCCGAAACCAACCGTATCAGGAAAGCGCGATTCTCGATACCGGCAGTTATCGGTCTGCTCGATGTCTGGGATATCGAGATTGAATAG
- a CDS encoding GlsB/YeaQ/YmgE family stress response membrane protein, whose amino-acid sequence MNLLWFLLIGIAAGWLAGQIMKGGGFGLVGDMIVGVIGALLGGFLFGLLGIWTTGLLGSLIMATIGAIVLIVLLRYIRR is encoded by the coding sequence ATGAATCTCTTATGGTTTCTTCTTATCGGGATCGCCGCAGGATGGCTTGCCGGACAGATCATGAAAGGCGGCGGGTTCGGTCTTGTAGGAGATATGATTGTGGGAGTGATAGGCGCGCTGCTTGGCGGTTTTCTTTTCGGATTGCTTGGTATCTGGACGACAGGACTGCTCGGGAGCCTCATTATGGCAACAATCGGCGCTATTGTGCTGATAGTCCTTTTGCGGTATATACGGCGCTGA
- a CDS encoding DUF1847 domain-containing protein yields MAQKNEKMKRGEHEASCLDCGLLNCYRQESRFPDFCPGEGIETRKLERVIAEYCGEETDARTAMAAAEVEGMYYGKLTRVEEVLAFARRIGAHKIGLATCVGLIEETRTFSKILKGNGFEPYAVLCKIGSVDKHEIGIPENLKIRPESFEALCNPLLQATMLNEWKSELNVVIGLCVGHDALFSKHSEALVTTLIVKDRVLAHNPAAALYTSGSYYRRLLDNDRNL; encoded by the coding sequence ATGGCTCAAAAAAACGAAAAAATGAAGCGAGGAGAGCATGAGGCAAGCTGCCTGGATTGCGGCCTTTTGAACTGCTATCGGCAGGAAAGCCGGTTTCCGGATTTCTGTCCGGGAGAGGGTATTGAAACCAGGAAGCTTGAGCGCGTTATCGCCGAGTACTGCGGAGAAGAAACCGATGCCCGGACTGCCATGGCGGCAGCCGAAGTGGAAGGGATGTATTACGGCAAGCTGACCCGCGTTGAGGAGGTTCTTGCTTTTGCCCGTCGCATCGGCGCGCATAAAATCGGCCTTGCCACCTGTGTCGGACTGATCGAGGAGACCCGGACTTTTTCGAAGATTCTGAAGGGAAACGGATTTGAGCCATATGCCGTACTGTGCAAGATCGGTTCCGTGGACAAACATGAAATCGGCATCCCGGAAAATCTGAAAATACGACCGGAAAGCTTCGAAGCGCTTTGCAATCCGCTGCTGCAGGCAACGATGCTTAATGAATGGAAGTCGGAATTGAATGTCGTAATCGGACTCTGCGTCGGGCATGATGCTCTTTTCAGCAAACATTCCGAAGCGTTGGTAACAACTCTCATTGTCAAGGACAGGGTGCTTGCACATAACCCCGCAGCCGCGCTCTATACCAGCGGTTCGTATTACAGACGGTTGCTGGATAACGATCGGAATCTGTAA
- the nfo gene encoding deoxyribonuclease IV, with product MKRVGAHVSIAGGIENAPLNASSIGATAFACFTKNQRQWKSPEISPASIELFEKNCATAGIRSEHILPHDSYLINLGNPDPDKLERSRNAFIDEIRRAASLGLVMLNFHPGSHLNQIDEKGCLQLIADSVNIALEKTSGVTAVIENTAGQGSNLGNSFEQLASIIDKIDDKSRVGVCLDTCHLFASGYDLQSSEAVTAMFEAFDRTVGLSNLRGMHLNDAKHPLGSHLDRHACIGKGAIGLSAFASIMNSPFCEEIPLILETPDAEGWKEEIVLLYSLIDHPIK from the coding sequence ATGAAACGTGTCGGAGCACATGTCAGTATTGCGGGAGGCATCGAAAATGCTCCGCTGAACGCCAGCAGCATTGGCGCAACAGCATTCGCATGCTTTACAAAAAATCAGCGGCAGTGGAAATCTCCTGAAATCTCCCCGGCGTCAATAGAGCTATTCGAAAAAAACTGCGCTACTGCCGGGATCAGGTCTGAACACATCCTCCCGCACGACAGCTACCTCATCAACCTCGGCAACCCCGATCCCGACAAACTGGAGCGATCAAGAAATGCGTTTATTGATGAAATTCGTCGGGCGGCAAGTCTCGGCCTCGTCATGCTGAACTTCCATCCGGGAAGCCACCTCAATCAGATTGATGAAAAGGGCTGTTTGCAGCTTATTGCCGATTCTGTTAACATCGCTCTCGAAAAAACCTCCGGCGTCACAGCCGTCATCGAAAACACCGCCGGACAGGGAAGCAACCTCGGCAACAGCTTTGAACAACTTGCCTCGATCATTGATAAAATCGACGATAAATCCAGAGTCGGGGTTTGTCTTGACACCTGCCATCTTTTTGCGAGCGGCTACGACCTGCAATCAAGCGAAGCCGTAACGGCAATGTTCGAAGCATTTGACCGGACTGTCGGGCTCTCCAACCTGAGAGGAATGCACCTCAACGATGCGAAACACCCGCTCGGAAGCCATCTTGACCGACATGCCTGTATCGGAAAAGGAGCGATCGGGCTCAGCGCCTTCGCATCTATCATGAACAGCCCATTCTGCGAGGAGATCCCCCTCATCCTTGAAACACCGGATGCGGAGGGTTGGAAAGAGGAGATAGTTCTTCTCTATTCACTCATAGACCATCCGATCAAATAG
- a CDS encoding cell division protein FtsX yields MSLLFIIKEGFSGFRRSRLPAAITVTISFFALVLLGLFSTVSLSFFDLIQELRSRMEIEVFFSDTINDAETVRIVEEIKKIHGVKESVFVSKKEAAAIFAHDFGEDVEKILGSNPLPRSLKLKFYPEYACPDSLQRVVPKISKLDTGLDIRYNQTFLGQIEQNARIFTLLTGGLGILITIATLVLIGYTIRLAMYSHQEKIRTMRLVGATGWLIGAPYVIEGALQGIISGLLAAGAVYLVFEQLLLRYEPGVYQVLHPSATLIYPALLLLGLSLGVIGSMLSVSKYLRLVSKR; encoded by the coding sequence ATGTCGCTCCTGTTTATTATCAAAGAAGGATTTTCAGGTTTCCGCCGATCTAGGCTTCCGGCTGCCATAACGGTTACCATCAGTTTTTTTGCTCTTGTGCTTCTTGGTCTTTTCAGCACGGTTTCGCTGAGTTTTTTCGATCTGATTCAGGAACTTCGCAGCAGAATGGAGATTGAGGTGTTTTTCAGTGACACGATCAATGATGCCGAGACGGTCCGGATTGTTGAGGAGATCAAAAAAATACATGGCGTCAAAGAGTCCGTTTTTGTGTCGAAAAAAGAGGCTGCGGCTATCTTTGCCCATGATTTCGGCGAGGATGTTGAAAAAATTCTTGGCAGTAACCCGCTTCCTCGATCGCTAAAACTGAAGTTTTATCCTGAATATGCCTGTCCGGACAGTCTGCAGCGTGTCGTTCCGAAAATCAGCAAACTCGATACCGGTCTTGATATTCGTTATAATCAGACATTTCTCGGACAGATTGAGCAGAATGCACGGATATTCACCCTTTTGACCGGCGGACTCGGCATCCTGATTACCATAGCGACACTCGTGCTGATCGGCTATACGATTCGTCTTGCCATGTATTCGCATCAGGAGAAAATCAGAACCATGAGGCTTGTGGGGGCAACGGGATGGCTGATCGGCGCTCCCTATGTTATCGAGGGCGCTCTTCAGGGCATTATCTCCGGTCTTCTTGCCGCTGGCGCGGTCTATCTTGTTTTTGAGCAATTGTTGCTTCGATATGAGCCGGGAGTCTACCAGGTTTTGCATCCATCCGCAACGTTGATATACCCGGCTTTGCTTCTTCTTGGCCTGTCGCTTGGCGTTATTGGCAGCATGCTGTCGGTGAGCAAGTATCTCAGGCTGGTTTCAAAGCGATAG